In a single window of the Deinococcus aetherius genome:
- a CDS encoding YpdA family putative bacillithiol disulfide reductase has protein sequence MSGLFDVAIVGAGPVGLATAIACKRAGLSYVVLEKGCVVNAIFEYPTYMTFFTTAPELEIGNHPMVTGHDKPDRRDALMYYRLVTQREELNVRQYTEVGRVHAAPAGFTLEIEAQDGTPGVVEARRLVVATGYYDNPLTMGIPGEDSPNVSHYYTEAHPFMGLNVTVIGAGNSAADAALDLWRGGANVTMVVRAPELKSTIKYWVRPDLENRIKEGSIAAHFNLRVVEIHPDHVLVQQEDGTTSRLPTHFTFALTGYRPDLSFLAGLNLATQPDDCLVLSEHYESSVPGLFVVGSAGFAGKTNQVFIENGRHHAVAAVAEIERQLQETREPAPLAR, from the coding sequence ATGAGTGGACTCTTCGACGTGGCCATCGTGGGGGCCGGGCCGGTGGGCCTCGCCACCGCCATCGCCTGCAAGCGCGCGGGGCTGAGTTACGTGGTGCTCGAAAAGGGCTGCGTGGTGAACGCCATCTTCGAGTACCCGACCTACATGACCTTTTTCACCACGGCGCCCGAACTGGAGATCGGCAATCACCCGATGGTCACCGGGCACGACAAGCCCGACCGCCGCGACGCCCTGATGTACTACCGCCTCGTCACCCAGCGCGAGGAGCTGAACGTCCGGCAGTACACGGAGGTGGGGCGGGTGCACGCGGCTCCGGCGGGTTTCACCCTGGAGATCGAGGCGCAGGACGGCACGCCGGGCGTGGTCGAGGCGCGGCGCCTCGTCGTGGCGACCGGGTACTACGACAACCCGCTGACGATGGGCATTCCCGGCGAGGACAGCCCCAACGTCTCGCACTACTACACCGAGGCGCACCCCTTCATGGGCCTGAACGTCACCGTGATCGGGGCGGGCAACTCCGCCGCCGACGCAGCCCTCGACCTGTGGCGCGGGGGGGCGAACGTGACGATGGTGGTGCGGGCGCCCGAACTCAAGAGCACGATCAAGTACTGGGTGCGCCCCGACCTGGAGAACCGCATCAAGGAGGGCAGCATTGCGGCGCACTTCAACTTGCGGGTGGTCGAGATTCACCCCGATCACGTCCTCGTGCAGCAGGAGGACGGCACCACCTCCCGGTTGCCCACCCACTTCACCTTCGCGCTGACGGGCTACCGCCCCGACCTCTCCTTCCTGGCGGGCCTGAACCTGGCCACCCAGCCCGACGACTGCCTGGTCCTGAGCGAGCACTACGAGAGCAGCGTTCCGGGGCTCTTCGTGGTGGGCTCGGCGGGCTTCGCGGGGAAGACGAATCAGGTCTTCATCGAGAACGGGCGCCATCACGCGGTGGCGGCGGTCGCGGAGATCGAGCGGCAGCTTCAGGAGACGCGCGAGCCCGCCCCCCTGGCCCGCTGA